Genomic segment of Brachyhypopomus gauderio isolate BG-103 chromosome 10, BGAUD_0.2, whole genome shotgun sequence:
cctttgacgtcctcatttacatatttacatattccgcttccgagaaccacggagctgtgaaccttattttgtttggaaacttattttgcttaacaagttatctagtacaaatgttattgtttattgcgcttctaaagctatactgtcatctcggttttttctttattgcagtttattaggagaggaaaaacaaaaaaaaatcggggggggggggggggggggggggggggtggtagcgggcccaggtttaatggtcacggttcgctactgaacAAAATCCATTCAGTTTTGTCATTTATTCAAATGGAGAAAATTGACAGCTGATGCTTAATGTCATTTAAGCAGCTGATAACAGAATTAAGACAAAATTAAGTGCAGATTTTGCAGCAACAGGCAGATAGATTTGTAAATCATCAGGATATGACGTGCAATTATTGGTCCTAGTGGCAGCATGTAAAGTGAGAAAAGTACAGGCCCCAGAATGGATCCCTGCGGAACACCAGAGGTCAAAGGAGTTGCAGAAGTTGAAGACAGATCACCTATCATTACAGAGAACGTTCTGTCTGTTAGATAAGACTTAAACCACTTAAGGGCCGCTCCCTGGAGGTAATATGGTGAGTCAGACGAGTAATAAGAATCTGATTGTCCACAGTGTCAAAAGCTGCTGAGAGATCTGAAATGACCAACAAAACTGTTTTTTGGCATCAAGGGACAATATAACATAATTTTGTACTTTAAGTACTACAGAGTCTACACTATGATGCAATCTAAAACCAGACTGGAATTTTTCAAACAAGTTATGAGATTCTAGAAAAGATTGCAACTGAATTAAAAACAACCCTTTCCAGAAATTTAGATAAGAGGAATAAAGCTCTGCCCATTGTGTGGCGTGGCATTGCAAAATAGAATGACATCTTTGTTCACAATCTTTATTACTGTGTACACATCTTGAGCTTTACTAGAACCAAAGCAGCCACAGATCACCATATTTCATCTCAGGAAtttgcagccccccccccccccccccccccccccccccccccaggtttgTCCAGTGTCTCTACTTTGCCCTTCTTAATCTATTTGTTTTATTAGCCTATCTCAAATATATCttttatttgatttataaaatttatatatcTTATTTGCTCTTTAACTAGAAGGCCACCACCCTTCTGTGGAGGTATACACACCACTGCATCATGAGAtcttatgtttttttattttattatatataattttttttttttttttgcataaaagGCCTTTGTTTCTTAGATGAAGAATTGTATGGATTTTAGAAGAGCCAtaagggattttttttttgtccccAAAAACTAAACTAAGTGAACCTTTCTGCTGAATTCAAAACTATTTTTAGATTTTGTCAGGCATAGTTTTTAAGTAACAccaaaataacattttattactTGTTCATAAGTATGATTTTTGCacttaaaaaaattacaaacaTGCTTCTAAAATATTTGTATGATTTTCTACTATATGTGGAACATGCCTTTTCAGTGTCCAGCATAGAGGTTCTCTACTTAATataatatactgtacatatgtGAGTAAACTGCATGGGACAGAATCTTTTTAACCAGTGTAATGAAACCCACAACGGTTGCTGCTCCAGGGACTGCACTAGTCAAATGAAGGATTCTTACTTCCTCTTGCTGTAATTAGTGCTTCAGTTTTCAGCTGTACTAACGTATCTGTGAAGGAGTAATTGACTTTCAGCTGGATTAGCTAATTCAGCGTGCCATAGCTGGGAATGGGTGTGTCTACATCTGTGTAGCTGTACTATTACAATTCTATTCTGAATTAATTGTTGAATTCAAACTAAATTGTAAATCATTGATGATTGATACCTTAATTGTATTTctgatttaatgttattataattgatttttttccttcttaaaATCAAGAACAAGTGACCCCAAAAATCTGTCTGCTCTATTTCCAGGGCATCTGGGCCCAGACCAGCTGGGAGCAGCACTGAAAGGCTGTGATGTGGTCGTCATCCCTGCTGGAGTCCCTAGAAAACCTGGTACATTTTGTATTAAAGTTCTTCACTTTATTTCGATTCAgcgatttattattattatttttcttcttcctcccccACTTCCGCTGATTGTTTGCTCAAACAAAACCTCTCCGTTTTTGTTAGGCATGACCCGAGATGATCTGTTCAACACCAACGCCACCATCGTGGCCACCCTGGCTGATGCTTGCGCGCGTTTCTGCCCAGAGGCCATGATCTGCGTCATCGCCAACCCCGTGAGCACGCTTCTCCAGAACTCCTCACGGCAGCTTCCAGCCCTGTCGCGTGCTGAGCCTGTGTCCAATGACGGCGAGACACTCGAGCCTCGCCATTAGTCTTTAGTCAGGTTCTGTTTTATGAACAAAAGAGATGTGGGGATAATACCTGTTCAGAGTTTGGTGAATGCAGAGTAGTGCAGGTCCATGTTCAGCCCCCGGTGAACTTTAATACCACTTGGACAGTTCCGcacaaaaaaataacaataataaaaaaggcGTGTCTTGGTTATCTGACTTTGAACTTTAAACTTTTTGGTATTCATCACTGCAATATCCACTCTGGCAAGGAGCTGTTTTGACTCCATTGCTACTCTCTTGGGTGTGACCACAGTATTTCAAATCACGAGATCTATACCTACTGTTCTATTAGCTGTGTGGAGAGTTCACACAGGCCTTTGACTCTGCACAGAGGTCTTTGTGGCTCTTTGAGGTTCATCTCTTCATCAGCTGCCAGAATTGAATGATTAAAGTGGCTGCAACCATAGTGGCAAAGCCATGTTGCTTATGTCTACTTCTGTTAATATTATTATCCCTTTATACTGTGCATTAGAATGCTTGCAGTGAACAGTTGAATGAGTAGAAAGTGAAGGTGTGGTATATGCTCCTGTCTCTCCTGGATCAGCAGCCAGGGGGACGTCTGACTCTCCAAGTCTTGTGTCTGCAGGTGAACTCCACTATTCCCATCACGTCGGAGGTCATGAAGAAACATGGCGTCTACAACCCCAACAGAGTGTTTGGTGTCACGACGCTGGACATCGTCAGAGCGAACACGTTTGTCGCCGAGCTCAAGGTGAGTGGTCTCTGCTGAGCCCTTTCTACGCCACTTCAGGTGACATTTTGTTTTTCCACGATCGCTGTGTTCATTATTTGCTCTGCCTCTGTTTGTTGACAGGGTCTTGACCCTGCTAGGGTCAATGTGCCGGTTATTGGAGGCCATGCAGGGAAGACCATCATCCCTTTGATTTCACAGGTTCGACCGGAGACTTACTCCTCATTAAACTTGCATCCTTGTCTGTGTTTGATTATGTTCTGGTTGGTGATGTTGGTGGAGTATCTGGGTTTCTGTAATGTGATGTGATCCCTCTCCTGGGCAGTGCACCCCAAAAGTGGAGTTCCCTGCTGATGAGCTGTCTGCTCTGACGGAGAGAATCCAGGAGGCAGGGACGGAGGTGGTTAAGGCCAAGGCTGGGGCAGGTGAGCAGAGCTGCCTCTTTGTGCACGTCTCTGCATCTGTCGCTGCATCTgtccttatgtgtgtgtgtgtttgtgtttaggcTCTGCCACCCTATCTATGGCCTACGCAGGAGCCAGGttcaccttctctctccttGATGCCATGAATGGGAAGGAGGGAGTTGTGGAGTGTGCCTTCATCAGATCAGAGGAGACCGAGTGCAAATACTTCTCTACTCCTCTGCTTTTGGGCGTAcgtgtttgttttatttgtttgtgtttttattgacaTGCAGCTAaactttttttactttgtaACCATACTAGACCTTATGAATGACATGGAAATTTAGAGATCTAAAATTATGGCATGTGTGAAACaattaaaatattttcaaaatTAACCTGAGCCTAAAAAGGTTTGAAAGTAGTGTTTGAAAGTAAgtaaaaactatttaaaatggTAATAAGGGGATGAGAATCCGGAATTGTTGGTCTTTTACCCAAAAGTGGAGATTTGTGTCTTTGTGATTTTGAAATAACTCTAGTGCTGTTGCCTCCTGCAGAAAAACGGCATTGAGAAGAACCTAGGCCTGGGGAAGCTCACCGCCTTTGAGGAGAAGCTGGTTGCTGAATGCATGGCTGAACTGAAAGGCTCTATTAAGAAAGGAGAGGATTTCGTCGCCAATATGAAGTTGTGAACCTCTGACACTTATTGTAAAAAGTCTCTATTTATATAGTCACAAATGTCACAGGTCTCCCTGAAACCAGTTTTTATCATGTCAGGAGATCGAGTCACTGTCCCGATACTTATCAAAGTTTGTCAGAACTCACCATCAATAAACATTTTGCTTTGCTGACCTTAcacctgtgtttctctgtgaTTCTCAGCAGTTAACACAAGTTGTTTGATTTAACTGGCCCACTGCAGTCGACCATTTGCCTCCTGGTGCATGTCTGGTGTGCACTGCCGTGCCATGCTCAtagccagcacacacacttcctcttcaCATGACCGAAGTAACAACCAGATGGTGGAGCTTAATCCTCATTGGCTAGAAGCTCCACCAGCAAACGAACCTGCAGCACACAGGTTACTAAAATACAAACTGGATCCTTATTGTGACCTCACACccagtggtgtagtcctaaaaaaCAAGTGAGGGGTCACGGACTAAAGGCGGACTGCGGAGCTGTAGTGATCACTATGTAACAAGTTTTGTTCCCAGCTTTTTAATGTTATATTCCAATTGCTTATGtctaaaacaaattaaaaaattGCTTACATTCATCATAAACTTCGCTTTTGTGACCACGGCAAGGGAAATTATGAATTTTAATTATAGAAACAGACGATTTTGCATCATCTTATTTATACAGCCTGACTAAGAACACTATAGGCATTGCAAATTTACACAGATTACCAAAAACTGTTCAGAAGTGTGTGGTTTTCCGAGATTTATGACTATACTGCAAACCAGTTTCAAGTATCAATCCCCAAATACAGTCACCCATCATGTTCTCGTTATATTGTCCTTGGTAATGGCGTTCAAAGTTCATAATGTCCTGGTGGAAGCGCTTGCCTTGCTCCTCTGAATAAGCTCCCATGTTCTCTTTGAACTTATCAAGATGAACATCAAGGATATGGATTTTGAGTGACATCCTGCAGCCCATTGCAGCATAGTTCTTTATCAGTGAACCagtcaggggcgcagatggcactggggacgggggggacatgtcccctccaaatttatattgaccccatccgaaatctagcatctacaagcataaatgtatatattgtacagcttggtccctctcacttcagaatttccatctgcgcccatgGAACCAGTACATAGTTTTCATCTTTGATTGCCTAGGAAGCCGCGAACAACTGCGACAAAACTGTTCCAAGCTGCTCTCTCCTTCCTATTCAGCTTCTTGGGAAATTCACTACACTCTATGATCTTCTTGATTTGTGGTCCAACAAAGACACCAGCTTTGATCTTTGCTTCAGACAGCTTAGGGAAAAGATCTTGGAGGTAATTGAAAGCTCTTGACTCCTTATCTAGAGCCCTCACAAATTGTTGTATGAGCCCCAACTTGATGTGTAGTGGTGGCATCAGCACCTTGTGTGGGTCCACCAGTGGCTCCCACTTTACATTGTTCTTCCCCACTGTGAACTCTGTCCGCCGAGGCCAGTCCTGCCTGTGGTAGTGCGCTTTAGTATCCCGGCTGTCCCAAAGGCAAATAAAGCAAGGATACTTAGCAAAACCACCTTGGAGGCCCATCAGGAATGACACCTTTTGACACCAGCAGAGTACTTTTTCGCTCTTGTCTTTATAAAATGGCATACATAGCAAAATGCGTCTGCTGGATGTACACAACCTCTTGATGCCATCTAAATTGACTAAGTTGCTGTGTACTGTAAGGAAAAAGGATGTCTCTTCAAGCTCAATAAAAATGGTCAATCTTTATTCCATGCAGTATCAAAGTACAAGAGTGTACTGAGGATTCAGCTGAGCAAGATTGATCACCCAGTATATACATTTGAAAGTAGTGGTCCTTCTTAAGCTCCTCctgtaatgggtgtggggtgAAGTGAATACTGTTATCAGAATCTGAATTCACACCTAGGTTCACACCTGTCTAGGTCAATTCCCCTTTGTCTGTGATGGCTGTTGCCCACTTATTATGCAATCCCAATCAATTAGATCATGTCTCTCAGGAAGGGCTATAGTGGCCCTATATAACTAATTATACATGTACCTACAATTCTGTGCAGTCCCAGAAGGTTCTAGATAATTCTGGACAGTTCTAGAAACTTCTTGATATGGTGAAGATCCTTAAAAATAGATAAATTTCAAAATATCATTGTGCTAACCACCAAAGCAAAGTTTACAGGGAATAAAAttttttctattcattttgggTACAAACAATCAGGATAACACAAAGCAAaacaagcttttattgacagttagaatgagttaatgcagcaaatcaatatttgcagtgttgacttcttcaggacctctgcaactctccgtggcatgctctcaatcaacttctgggccaaatcctgactgatagcagtccattcttgcacaatcaatttTCAGGTTTCatgatgctttacagttggcatgagacaagactagtggtagcgctcacctcgtcttctccgaacaagTTGTTTTctagatgtcccaaacaatcggaaaggggattcatcagagaaaatgactttaccccagtcctctcCCTGTActttttgcagaatatcagtctgtgcCTTATGTTTTTtttggagagaagtggcttctttgctgccctccttgagaccaggccttgctccaagagtctctgcagatgcactcacacctgcctgctgccattcctgagcaagttctgcactgctggtagtcCCATCCCgtagctgaaacacttttaagagacggtcctggcgcttgctggtctttcttgggcaccctggagcttttttggcaacaatggaacctctctccttgaagttcttgatgatgtgatagattgttgactgaggtgcaatctttctagctgcgatactcttccctgttaggccatttttaTGCAGTGCAATGACGACTGCACGtctttctttagagataaccatggttaacagaagagaaacaatgatgccaaccaccagcctccttttaaagtgtccagtggtgtcattcttacttaatcatgacagattgatctccagccctgtcctcataaacacccacacctgtgttaatggagcaatcactgaaacgatgttagcgggtccttttaaggcagggctgcaataaagctgaaatgtgttttgggggataaagtttattttctagggaaatattgactttgcaattaattgctctTAAGCTGATCActatttataacattctggagtttatgcaaattgccattatagaaactgaagcagtagactttgtaaaaatttatatttgtatcattctcaaaacatttGGCCATTACTGTATATTcagaccagtggggaaccgtcagggtcCTCTACgctctctcagagggcctaaaatatttttcaaacataaaaaatatatatttttttgctgtccgcgacccacccggaattttcatttttcatttccaTACTTGCTAAGGTTCGACCATCATAATTATTGTGAAGGAATCAAACCTGtcaaaat
This window contains:
- the mdh2 gene encoding malate dehydrogenase, mitochondrial → MFSRIAKPTVGLARYLSTSSQNHARVAVLGASGGIGQPLSLLLKNSPLVSELSLYDIAHTPGVAADLSHIETRAKVTGHLGPDQLGAALKGCDVVVIPAGVPRKPGMTRDDLFNTNATIVATLADACARFCPEAMICVIANPVNSTIPITSEVMKKHGVYNPNRVFGVTTLDIVRANTFVAELKGLDPARVNVPVIGGHAGKTIIPLISQCTPKVEFPADELSALTERIQEAGTEVVKAKAGAGSATLSMAYAGARFTFSLLDAMNGKEGVVECAFIRSEETECKYFSTPLLLGKNGIEKNLGLGKLTAFEEKLVAECMAELKGSIKKGEDFVANMKL